The DNA segment AAATCCTGTTCCTCAAAAGGATGAAGTATTGTACGATGATATTTTTCACAGAATTCTTTCCATGCTTATCAATGAAGCTGTTGAAGCAAAAAGATTGGGAATTGCCAGTGATGAAGATATTGAATTAGCCATGCAGAAAGGTGTAAATTATCCAAAAGGTCTTTTACAATGGGGAAAAGAAATAGGATACGATCTGGTAACTGAGGTCCTTGAAAATCTTTATGATGAGTATCAGGAAGACAGATACAGACAAAGTCCATTGTTGCGTAGAATGTAACCTGTTTATTTATAGATTGTTGCTGTAAAAAATAATAAATTATGATTAAAAAGAAATTGATCTCATCTTTTATAGTTGCATTTTTTTCAACGATTTTTATAGGAGGTATATTTTATTTAACTGATACTCGTTTTAAACCGATTGACGGTGATAAAATGTTTAGTTGGGGATTCGTAATCATTTATTTTTTAGCAATGTTCATAACTAATTTCTTTATGGATAAACTGATAATTTTTTTTAAAAGACTAATCCAAAAGATTTGATAAAATAAATGTTTAATGGATATAAATGCATTCAGAGCCGAACTGGAAACAAGATTGAGCATTGAAAAACAATATATTGTTCAAAAGCTTTCTTCGATAAATGATTATCAGGAAAAACTTGAATCATTGGGGAAATTCAATGAAAAATATCGTGAAATAATTAAAAGGTTATCCAATGAATTTGGAATTGATTTAAATGAGCCTTTTCAAACAGAAAATCCATCAAAATCGGAAAGTCTTACTTATGAACAGATCATTTTAGGTAGAACTATGAGTATTTATGACAAATTGGTTGATGAATTATATGACGAAATAACAAGTACAAATTAAAGATGAATCCGAGACAGGTTGCAGAATATATGTTCGATCAGGATTTTTTTTCCCAATGGATGAATATCAAACTGATTGATGTTAAAGAAAATTATTGTTTAATAGAAATGCCCATTAAAAAAGAAATGATTAACGGGCTGAAAACCGTTCACGGGGGTGTTACGTTTGCTTTTGCAGATTCGGCACTGGCGTTTTCATCCAACAACTCCGGAGATGCTGCCGTAGCCCTGAACTGTATCATCAATTTTACCAAAGCAGGAAAAGAAGGCGATGTTTTCAGAGCAGAAAGCATTTTGGTAAATGACACCAGAAAAACTGCTGTTTACGATATAAAAATTACAAATCAAAATAAAGAATTGATTGCAAAATTTGTCGGAACAGTATATAAAATTGGAAAGAAAGTAACGGAGCTGTAACTCAATGTAACAATTTATCAGTATAACAATTTAACAATGATGAAATAAAATTAATGAACACAAATGATAAATTTCGAGAACAATCCATTAATTGAGAAAACAGTTCAATTTTCTTTAGATATTATTGAATTTTGTGAACTGTTAGATGAAAAAAGAAAATTTGTTATTGCTAAACAATTGTTACGCTCTGGGACAAGCATAGGAGCCAACTCATTTGAAGCACAAAACCCACATAGCAAGAGTGATTTTATCAATAAAATGAAAATCGCAGCAAAAGAATTAGAAGAAACAAAATATTGGCTCTATCTCTGTAAGCATTCAAAAACTTATCCTTTTAATGAAAAGTTAGAACTTCAGGTTGCCGAGATTGGGAAAATTATATATAAAATATTAAGTACAAGTTTAAAAAATTAATCTAGCAATGTACCAGTTTATCAATATATCAATAATTGTTACACTGTTACATTACTAGATTGTTACATTAAAAACATTATGAACAACGTATACATCATAGATTACATCAGAACACCCATTTCAAAATTAAGCGGTGGTCTTTCAGAAGTTAGAGCCGATGATTTGGCTGCCATTGTTATTAAAGAAATTATAGCAAGAAATCCTGAAGTTCCGGTTGAAGAAATTGAAGATGTTATTTTCGGATGTGCCAATCAGGCAGGTGAAGACAACAGAAATGTAGCCAGAATGGGTCTTTTATTGGCAGGGCTTCCGTATAAAATCGGCGGGGAAACCGTAAACAGATTATGTGCTTCGGGAATGTCTGCGGTGGCCAATGCATTTCGTTCTATTGCAGCTGGAGAAGGTGAAATTTATATTGCCGGCGGAGTGGAGCATATGACACGTTCGCCTTACGTAATGTCAAAACCCAGCACAGCTTTCGGAAGAGACAGCCAGATGTTTGATACCACTTTCGGATGGAGATTCATCAACCCGAAAATGAAAGAAATGTACGGGGTAGACGGAATGGGCGAAACCGCAGAAAACTTAGCGGATATGCACAATATCAGCCGTGAAGATCAGGATAAATTTGCCCTTTGGTCACAGCAAAAAGCAACGAAAGCCCAGGAAAGCGGAAGGCTTGCTGAAGAAATCATAAAAGTTGAAATTCCTCAGAAAAAAGGCGAACCGAAGATCTTTGATAAAGACGAATTCATTAAACCGGCTTCTTCAATGGAAGGTTTAGGGAAGCTTCGTCCTGCTTTCAGAAAAGAAGGAACGGTAACGGCTGGAAATGCTTCCGGCATGAATGACGGTGCAGCTGCATTGATCTTAGCCAGTGAAGAAGCAGTACAAAAATACGGACTTCATCCTATTGCAAAAATTTTAGGTTCAGCTGTTGCTGGTGTGGAACCAAGAATCATGGGAATCGGTCCTGTAGAAGCTACTCAGAAAGTATTAAAAAGAGTCAGTCTATCGTTAGACGATATGGATATTATCGAACTAAATGAAGCATTCGCAGCGCAGGCTTTGGCAGTAACCAGAACGTTAGGCCTAAAAGATGACGATTCAAGAGTGAATCCAAACGGAGGAGCGATTGCTATTGGTCATCCACTTGGTGTTTCGGGAGCAAGAATTGTTGGTTCTGCCGCAATGGAATTGCAAAAACAAAATAAAAAATATGCCTTGTGTACTCTTTGTATCGGTGTCGGACAAGGGTATGCGATGGTGATTGAAAAAGTATAACTTTTTCAATAATGTAACAATATAGAAATGTATCAATGTATCAATTCCATTGTAATGAAGTATAGTAACTTGTCGAATTATCTATTGGTAAACTGTTAGATTGATACATTGTTAAACTAAATTTTTAACAAAAAATTTATGAATATCTACTCATACCACGGAATCAAACCAATCATTAAATCTTCCGCTTACGTTCATCCGCAGGCGGTAATTATCGGCAATGTGGAAATCGGCGAAGAAGTTTATGTCGGTCCCAACGCGGTGATCCGTGGGGACTGGGGTAAAATTATCGTCAAAGACGGCGCTAATGTTCAGGAAAACTGTACGCTTCACGTTTTTCCCGGGATTGAAACCATTTTGGAAGAATCTGCACATATCGGTCATGGCGCCATTATTCATTCCGGGCATATCGGAAAAAACTGCTTAGTCGGAATGAATGCTGTCGTAATGGATAAAGCCGTTATTGGTGACGAATGTATTATTGGCGCTTTGGCTTTTGTACCTGCAAATTTTACTTGTGAACCAAGAAAACTGATCGTTGGAAGCCCAGCAAAAATTATCCGTGATGTTTCGGATGAAATGATTAAATGGAAAACAGAAGGGACAAGACTATATCAGGAATTGGCGAGAGAAGGAAAAGATGCTATTTTGCCTTGTGAGCCATTTACAGAATACGTTCAGCAGATTCCTACGAAAGTTGTTGATTACAGCATTTGGGATGATATTAAATAATATAACAATATACCAGTGTAAGAAATGTAACAATTAATTGGTAAACTGTTATATTATTACATTGTTAAATTAAATTTTATGGAAAAGTTAAAAAACTATATTCACGGCGAATGGGTCGAAGGAACCGGAAATGGTATTCCTTTGTACAATGCTGTGACAGGAGAACAGGTTGCTGTTTCTGATACGGAAGGCTTGAATTTTGAACAGGCTCTGGACTATGGAAGAACAGTCGGCTACAAAAACCTCTCGTCCATGACATTTTACGATCGTGGAGAAATGCTGAAAAAAGTAGCGCTTTACCTTTTAGAAAGAAAGAAAAAATATTACGATTTATCTTATAAAACAGGAGCAACTCATGTAGATTCGTGGGTAGATATTGAGGGCGGTTTCGGTACTTTCTTTACCTACTCAGGGTTGGCAAAGAGAATGCTTCCGAATACGCCTTTTTGGGTAGATGGGGAAACTCAGAAGATTTCTGCCAACGGAACTTTTTTGGGAACGCATATTTTAACACCAAGCGAAGGTGTTTCTATTCAGATCAATGCCTATAACTTCCCGGTTTGGGGAATGTTGGAAAAACTATCTACCTCGTTATTGGCAGGTGTTCCGTCTATTGTAAAACCTTCACCTTATGGTTCATATTTAACGAACGCCGTTTTCCACGATATGATCGAAAGCGGATTGCTTCCGGAAGGAGCCGTTCAGCTTGTGTGTGGTGAGCCTGGAAATATTCTGGATTACGTTCAGGATGGAGATTCTGTGTTGTTCACAGGTTCTGCCAATACAGGAAGAAAATTAAAATCGTTACCTTCGGTTGCAGGAAATGCGGTCCGTTTCAATATGGAAGCAGATTCTCTGAACTGTTCAATCCTTGGTTTGGATGCAAAGCCGGGAACTCCGGAATTTGATCTGTTCATCAAAGAAGTTCGTAACGAAATGACCACTAAAGCCGGGCAAAAATGTACAGCGATCCGAAGAATTGTTGTACCTGAGAATTTGATAGGCGATGTTCAGCATGCTTTATCTAAAGCTTTAGACCAGACAAAAATCGGTAATCCGTTAAGCAGAGAAACAAGAATGGGATCTTTGGTAGGAAAGCAGCAGTATGATGAAGTCGTTAGAAAAATCAATTTGCTGAAAGCAGAAACCGAGCTTATTTATGACGGAAAACATGAATTGGTAGATGCCGATTACGAAAACGGAGCCTTCATGAGCCCGAAACTGTTTTTAAATGATAAACCGTTCGAGAAAAATATTTCTCACGATGTCGAAGCTTTTGGTCCTGTTTCTACGTTAATGCCTTACAAAGATGCCGAAGAAGCTGCGGCGTTGGCAAAAAGAGGAAAAGGAAGTCTGGTTGGTTCCATCGTTTCTTATGATAATAACTTCGTTGCAGAAACCTCATGGAAAATGGCATCTCAGCACGGAAGAATTTTTGTGTTGAACAGAGACAGTGCGAAAGAAAGTACAGGTCACGGTTCGCCGCTTCCGACTTTAATGCATGGCGGCCCGGGAAGAGCAGGCGGCGGTGAGGAAATGGGCGGACTGAACGGTCTTCATTTTTTCCTTCAGAAAACGGCAATTCAGGGTTCTCCGGATATTTTAACGGCAATTACGAAAATTTATCAGCAGGGTGCTGAGAAAAAATATTCAGACAAACATCCTTTCAGGAAATATTTTGAAGAAGTTGAAGTTGGAGATTCTTTAGAAACCGCAGGAAGAACCGTAACGGATGCGGATATCGTAAATTTCTCCAATGTTTCATGGGATCATTTTTATGCGCACACCGATGCTACAAGTTTAACGGGAACTATTTTCGATAAAACGGTTGCTCACGGATATTTTATTCTTTCTGCGGCAGCAGGATTGTTTGTTTCCGGGAAAAAAGGGCCGGTTATTGCGAATTACGGACTGGAAAACTGTTCTTTCTTCAAGCCTGTTTATGCCGGAGATACAATCACGGTGTATTTAACAGCGAAAGAAAAGATCAACCGAGGCGTAAAAGGAAGAAATATTCCATCTGGTGTTGTAAAATGGCTGGTTGAGGTTGTTAATCAAAGAGATGAAATTGTTTGTGTGGCTACAATTTTAACATTAGTAGCAAAACAATCTCCTTTTATTGAGTTAAACCTGAAAAATATTCAGAAAGCATTAAATGGTTTAACGGAATCTACTCAGCCGGAATGGGGGAAAATGTCGCCTCAGCAAATGATCGAACATCTGGAGCATGGCGTATTAGTAAGTTTAGGAGAACCGGAAGCTGATAAATGCTTCACGCCTGAAGAAAATCTGGAAAAATGGCAGGATTCGCTGTACAATCACCGGAAAATGCCGAAAGATTTCCCTGCTCCGTTCTTAGCGGATGATGAAAAACTTTTAGAATTAAGACATAAAAATCTGGAAGCGGCTAAACAATCATTCCTGGACAATCTTAAGAGATTCATAATTTATTATAAAGAAAATCCACAGGCTGAGCATATGAATTTCGTGTTCGGGAAACTGAATAAAGAAATGTGGGAATTAATGCACAGAAAACATTTTACCCATCATTTTGAGCAGTTTGGATTGATTTAATTGAAAATAATTAATAAATTTATAAACCCTTTCAGTCATTGTTCTGGAAGGGATTTTAATATGAATCATATAAAGACTTTTTTTGCGGCATTATTTATTACAATCATTTTTAATTCTTGTCGAAAAGAGGAATATAATGATTCATATATTTTAGAAGAGAAATTTGTTGATAATGTACATATTGGCAGACAATCAAAATCAAAAGTTGAAGTTAAAAAATTTACCAATCTAAAAACCAGAGATACATTTGTGTTAGTAGTCTTTTATGATTTGAAAAAAAGCTGGGTTGAAACAAAAGATGGTTATTTTCATCATTGGGAACAAACCCATTGTTACTACTTCGATAAAGATGGTCTTACAGGAATAAATGCCGAAATTTCAGATTTCAACAATGATGGGTTTAAGGATTTTACTTTTCAAAGCGGAATAGCAGCAAGAGGCGGAAATGTTATCAAGACACTATTTATCTATAATCCCGAAAGTAAAAATTTTACTCTTATTAAAAACTCAGATTCTTTTCCAAACTTAAGCTACAATTCAACATTAAACTGCATTAATTCTCTTATTTTAACGGGATCTACAACTACCAGTTTTCTTAGAATTAAGGGAGATTCTTTAGATGAGTTTGCAAGAGTAGATGTGTCGGACAAAATTTTAGTTGAAGAAAAAGATTCTTCAGGGAAATTTAGAATTATCGAAGAAAAAATATTTACTGGTAATGACGAAGATTTTTACAGAACATATAAAAACTATAAACCTTTGGAATTTTGATATCTTATGAAGAACTTCGGAGAAAAAGTCATAGAATTTAATAAAAAATTAAGCTATAACGGAAATCTTCCCGATGATTTTCATGTACTGAATCCTTATCTTGATAATCCCGAAACGTTACTGGTGATGGAAGAGTTTTATCATAAATATTATAGTGACAATCATCAAAGGAAATTTTTAGTTGGAATCAATCCCAGTCGCCATGGAGCCGGAGTTACCGGTGTGCCCTTCACGGATACCAAACGTCTGGAAAGTGTTTGCGGCATAAAAATGATTTCTGCTTATACGCATGAAGTTTCATCCGTTTTTGTCTATGATATGATTTCTGAATATGGTGGTGCAAAAGAATTTTATAAAGAAATTTACATTAATTCACCATTTCCGTTGGCCATTGTCAGAAAATCGAAAGGTAGCTGGATTAATGCCAATTACTACGATGATAAAGCTCTATTTAATGATGTTAAAGATTTTATGATTGATTCTTTAAAAAAACACATCAGCCTTAACCTGGATACGTCCGAAGTTTTTATCATGGGTAAAAAAAATGCAGACTTTATTTCGAAACTTAATCAGGAAGCTCAACTTTTTGGAAAAATGACCGTGCTGGAACATCCCAGGTATATTCAGCAATATAAATCAAAAGAGAAACAACTGTATATTGATAAATATATTTTAGCTTTAAAAAATACCTAATGAATTCATTTCCACAAGGGATACAATTTAAATATAGCTGGAGAAAGTATCAGCAAAACTTATTAGATCATCTTGATGATTATTTTCCAGATAAGCATCTTCATATTGTTGCTCCTCCCGGTTCTGGGAAAACAGTTTTGGGATTGGAAATCATGTTAAGGTTGAATAAACCTGCTTTAATTGTCACACCCAATTTAGCCATCCGAAGCCAATGGATACAAAGATTCTGTGAATTGTTTCTTGATGAACAAGTAATACCTGAATGGATTTCAACAGATATTAAAAATCCGGGTCTTCTTACTGTAACCACGTATCAGGCAATTCATGCGGCATGTAATAGCAAAACCGAAACTATCAACAAGAATTATCCGGATCCTAAATTCGATATTTCGTCAATAATTAAGATCCTGAAAAAGCAGAATATTTCGACTTTTATTCTGGATGAAGCTCATCATCTGAAAAGTTCTTGGTGGAAGAGTATTACAGATATTAAAGAAATAATTTCACCCACTATCGTTGCGCTCACGGCAACACCTCCTTTTGACGTTTCCGGACCGGAATGGGAAAGATATATTCAGCTGAATGGTTCTGTGGATATTGAAATATCGGTTCCTGAGCTAATGCTTGAAGGAGATCTTTGTCCGCATCAGGATTTGGTATATTTCGCGACTCCTACTAAAAAAGAAAAATATGCTATTGAAAGGTATTATGAAACCGCGAGAATTTTTTTTGAGGAATTAAAAACAGATAAGATTTTATTGTATGCCTTTGAAAATCATCCTGTCTATCAAAATCCTGAGATGCATCTTGAATGGATTTATGAAAATCTTTCATCATATACTTCGGGTTTGGCCTATTTAAATTTCAAAGAAAAAAAAATTGCAGATATCCATTTTGAAATAATTGATGATCAACGAAAAATTGTTCCGGCATTTAATTTTTTCTGGCTTGAAGAATTGCTGTATTCTTACTTTTTTACTTTTGATAATTATTTTAGCGATTTTAGGGAACACCGTACGAATCTTGAAAGCAGATTGAGAAGAAACGGATTTCTTGAAAAGAAAAGGATAAGTTTTTTTGATAACAAAAGTCTAAACCAGTTCTTTAGTTTAAGCATGGGAAAACTTGAGGGAATAAAAGATATTGTTGATTTTGAATTCTCTGTACTGAAAGATGATCTGAAAATGGTTATCCTTACCGACTTTATCAAAAAAGAATTTTTAACAGGCAAATACCCAAATGACGTTGAGCCGGATAAAATTGGAGCTATTCCTATTTTTGAGAAACTTCGGAGAGAAAATTCGGATAAAAAAAAATTGGGAGTTCTTACCGGAGATATTGTTATCATTCCCAAAACGTCAGAAGAAATATTCAATTCTTTATGTCTAAAAAAAAATCTGACAGCTGTTTCAACTACAGAGCTTTCTTATGATAATGAATTTCTGCTAGTTACTATTTCAGATGCAATAAGACATGCTGTTGTTGCAATTGTAACGGAAATATTTCAGTCTGGAGAAATCCATGTACTGATTGGTACAAAGTCACTATTAGGCGAAGGGTGGGACGCGCCAAAAATGAATACTCTTATTCTTGCAAGTTTTGTAAGCTCATTTGTGCTTTCCAATCAGATGAGAGGCAGAGTAATAAGAACTGACAAAGATACGCCCCATAAAACGGGAAATATCTGGCATCTGGTATGCTTTGATGATAAAAGCGAAAATGGTGGGTATGATTTTGATATTCTTAAAAAAAGATTTAAAACTTTTGTGGGAATTTCACACAGTAATGATCCTACAATCGAAAATAATTTTGAGCGACTGAATATTAAAATCCACGAAAATAAAAGAGATTTTGCTTTAATTAATTTCAAAACCTATACAATTGCTAAAGACCGTGAAAATCTTTCTAACCAATGGAATATTGCTTTAAATAAAGGAAATTTTCTGATCGAAGAAATAAAAATCCCTGAAATAAAAATGCAGAAAAGCAAAGATATCAAGCTTGGCTATCTGAAAAAGATGTTAGGAGATTTATTAGGAATCCTGGTATCTACCTTTTTACTTTTTCTTTATGAAGTGGTTTCTGAAGTTGTGAAATCATATGATGATATTCATTCTATGGAAGAACTTTTCAAAGTTTTGGTTGTTATCGGTATTTTAGGAATTTTTACTTTCGGTAGTAAGTTCATAAGGGCAGCCAGACAATATTATAAGTATAAAAATATAGCAAAATATCTTAAATTAATTGGAAATGTAGTTTTAAAATCTCTTATAAGGGAGAGTATCATTAAAACTTCTGAGAAGAAGTTAACAGTTATCACTTCAGATGATCTTTACAAAAATTCTGTTTGTTATTTAGAGGGAGGCAGCAAGTTTGAAAAATCAATATTTATATCGGCATTGCAAGAAATAATTTCGCAGA comes from the Chryseobacterium nepalense genome and includes:
- a CDS encoding four helix bundle protein; protein product: MINFENNPLIEKTVQFSLDIIEFCELLDEKRKFVIAKQLLRSGTSIGANSFEAQNPHSKSDFINKMKIAAKELEETKYWLYLCKHSKTYPFNEKLELQVAEIGKIIYKILSTSLKN
- a CDS encoding PaaI family thioesterase yields the protein MNPRQVAEYMFDQDFFSQWMNIKLIDVKENYCLIEMPIKKEMINGLKTVHGGVTFAFADSALAFSSNNSGDAAVALNCIINFTKAGKEGDVFRAESILVNDTRKTAVYDIKITNQNKELIAKFVGTVYKIGKKVTEL
- a CDS encoding transferase hexapeptide repeat family protein — translated: MNIYSYHGIKPIIKSSAYVHPQAVIIGNVEIGEEVYVGPNAVIRGDWGKIIVKDGANVQENCTLHVFPGIETILEESAHIGHGAIIHSGHIGKNCLVGMNAVVMDKAVIGDECIIGALAFVPANFTCEPRKLIVGSPAKIIRDVSDEMIKWKTEGTRLYQELAREGKDAILPCEPFTEYVQQIPTKVVDYSIWDDIK
- a CDS encoding DEAD/DEAH box helicase family protein encodes the protein MNSFPQGIQFKYSWRKYQQNLLDHLDDYFPDKHLHIVAPPGSGKTVLGLEIMLRLNKPALIVTPNLAIRSQWIQRFCELFLDEQVIPEWISTDIKNPGLLTVTTYQAIHAACNSKTETINKNYPDPKFDISSIIKILKKQNISTFILDEAHHLKSSWWKSITDIKEIISPTIVALTATPPFDVSGPEWERYIQLNGSVDIEISVPELMLEGDLCPHQDLVYFATPTKKEKYAIERYYETARIFFEELKTDKILLYAFENHPVYQNPEMHLEWIYENLSSYTSGLAYLNFKEKKIADIHFEIIDDQRKIVPAFNFFWLEELLYSYFFTFDNYFSDFREHRTNLESRLRRNGFLEKKRISFFDNKSLNQFFSLSMGKLEGIKDIVDFEFSVLKDDLKMVILTDFIKKEFLTGKYPNDVEPDKIGAIPIFEKLRRENSDKKKLGVLTGDIVIIPKTSEEIFNSLCLKKNLTAVSTTELSYDNEFLLVTISDAIRHAVVAIVTEIFQSGEIHVLIGTKSLLGEGWDAPKMNTLILASFVSSFVLSNQMRGRVIRTDKDTPHKTGNIWHLVCFDDKSENGGYDFDILKKRFKTFVGISHSNDPTIENNFERLNIKIHENKRDFALINFKTYTIAKDRENLSNQWNIALNKGNFLIEEIKIPEIKMQKSKDIKLGYLKKMLGDLLGILVSTFLLFLYEVVSEVVKSYDDIHSMEELFKVLVVIGILGIFTFGSKFIRAARQYYKYKNIAKYLKLIGNVVLKSLIRESIIKTSEKKLTVITSDDLYKNSVCYLEGGSKFEKSIFISALQEIISQNDNPRYLLKQKNRFLLFKRDIYFSVPEVFGKNKNSAEFFRETWSKTFCPSDLIFTRTPAGRKVLLKLRFQSLIDKDARIEHMYKWTK
- a CDS encoding XAC2610-related protein; its protein translation is MNHIKTFFAALFITIIFNSCRKEEYNDSYILEEKFVDNVHIGRQSKSKVEVKKFTNLKTRDTFVLVVFYDLKKSWVETKDGYFHHWEQTHCYYFDKDGLTGINAEISDFNNDGFKDFTFQSGIAARGGNVIKTLFIYNPESKNFTLIKNSDSFPNLSYNSTLNCINSLILTGSTTTSFLRIKGDSLDEFARVDVSDKILVEEKDSSGKFRIIEEKIFTGNDEDFYRTYKNYKPLEF
- the paaZ gene encoding phenylacetic acid degradation bifunctional protein PaaZ, yielding MEKLKNYIHGEWVEGTGNGIPLYNAVTGEQVAVSDTEGLNFEQALDYGRTVGYKNLSSMTFYDRGEMLKKVALYLLERKKKYYDLSYKTGATHVDSWVDIEGGFGTFFTYSGLAKRMLPNTPFWVDGETQKISANGTFLGTHILTPSEGVSIQINAYNFPVWGMLEKLSTSLLAGVPSIVKPSPYGSYLTNAVFHDMIESGLLPEGAVQLVCGEPGNILDYVQDGDSVLFTGSANTGRKLKSLPSVAGNAVRFNMEADSLNCSILGLDAKPGTPEFDLFIKEVRNEMTTKAGQKCTAIRRIVVPENLIGDVQHALSKALDQTKIGNPLSRETRMGSLVGKQQYDEVVRKINLLKAETELIYDGKHELVDADYENGAFMSPKLFLNDKPFEKNISHDVEAFGPVSTLMPYKDAEEAAALAKRGKGSLVGSIVSYDNNFVAETSWKMASQHGRIFVLNRDSAKESTGHGSPLPTLMHGGPGRAGGGEEMGGLNGLHFFLQKTAIQGSPDILTAITKIYQQGAEKKYSDKHPFRKYFEEVEVGDSLETAGRTVTDADIVNFSNVSWDHFYAHTDATSLTGTIFDKTVAHGYFILSAAAGLFVSGKKGPVIANYGLENCSFFKPVYAGDTITVYLTAKEKINRGVKGRNIPSGVVKWLVEVVNQRDEIVCVATILTLVAKQSPFIELNLKNIQKALNGLTESTQPEWGKMSPQQMIEHLEHGVLVSLGEPEADKCFTPEENLEKWQDSLYNHRKMPKDFPAPFLADDEKLLELRHKNLEAAKQSFLDNLKRFIIYYKENPQAEHMNFVFGKLNKEMWELMHRKHFTHHFEQFGLI
- a CDS encoding SMUG2 DNA glycosylase family protein, whose protein sequence is MKNFGEKVIEFNKKLSYNGNLPDDFHVLNPYLDNPETLLVMEEFYHKYYSDNHQRKFLVGINPSRHGAGVTGVPFTDTKRLESVCGIKMISAYTHEVSSVFVYDMISEYGGAKEFYKEIYINSPFPLAIVRKSKGSWINANYYDDKALFNDVKDFMIDSLKKHISLNLDTSEVFIMGKKNADFISKLNQEAQLFGKMTVLEHPRYIQQYKSKEKQLYIDKYILALKNT
- the pcaF gene encoding 3-oxoadipyl-CoA thiolase, which codes for MNNVYIIDYIRTPISKLSGGLSEVRADDLAAIVIKEIIARNPEVPVEEIEDVIFGCANQAGEDNRNVARMGLLLAGLPYKIGGETVNRLCASGMSAVANAFRSIAAGEGEIYIAGGVEHMTRSPYVMSKPSTAFGRDSQMFDTTFGWRFINPKMKEMYGVDGMGETAENLADMHNISREDQDKFALWSQQKATKAQESGRLAEEIIKVEIPQKKGEPKIFDKDEFIKPASSMEGLGKLRPAFRKEGTVTAGNASGMNDGAAALILASEEAVQKYGLHPIAKILGSAVAGVEPRIMGIGPVEATQKVLKRVSLSLDDMDIIELNEAFAAQALAVTRTLGLKDDDSRVNPNGGAIAIGHPLGVSGARIVGSAAMELQKQNKKYALCTLCIGVGQGYAMVIEKV